From the Dama dama isolate Ldn47 chromosome 24, ASM3311817v1, whole genome shotgun sequence genome, one window contains:
- the UBA3 gene encoding NEDD8-activating enzyme E1 catalytic subunit isoform X2 — protein sequence MQFTCFLVHDESPEKKRRRIEELLAEKMAVDGGCGDTGDWEGRWNHVKKFLERSGPFTHPDFEPSTESLQFLLDTCKVLVIGAGGLGCELLKNLALSGFRQIHVIDMDTIDVSNLNRQFLFRPKDVGRPKAEVAAEFLNDRVPNCNVVPHFNKIQDFDDTFYRQFHIIVCGLDSIIARRWINGMLISLLNYEDGVLDPSSIVPLIDGGTEGFKGNARVILPGMTACIECTLELYPPQVNFPMCTIASMPRLPEHCIEYVRILQWPKEQPFGGVPLDGDDPDHIQWIFQKALERASQYNIRGVTYRLTQGVVKRIIPAVASTNAVIAAVCATEVFKIATSAYIPLNNYLVFNDVDGLYTYTFEAERKENCPACSQLPQNIQFSPSAKLQEVLDYLTNSASLQMKSPAITATLEGKNRTLYLQSVTSIEERTRPNLSKTLKELGLVDGQELAVADVTTPQTVLFKLHFTS from the exons ATGCAATTCACATGTTTTCTGGTTCACGATGAGTCACC ggagaagaaaagaaggagaatAGAGGAGCTGCTGGCTGAGAA AATGGCTGTTGATGGTGGGTGTGGGGACACTGGAGACTGGGAAGGTCGCTGGAACCATGTAAAGAAGTTCCTCGAGCGATCTGGACCCTTCACACACCCTGATTTCGAACCGAGCACTGAa TCTCTCCAGTTTTTGTTAGATACATGTAAAGTTCTAGTCATTGGAGCTGGCGGCTTAGGATGTGAGCTCCTGAAAAACctg GCCTTGTCTGGTTTTAGACAGATTCACGTTATAGACATGGACACTATAGATGTTTCCAATCTGAATAGGCAATTTTTATTTAG GCCTAAAGATGTTGGAAGACCTAAGGCTGAAGTTGCTGCAGAATTTCTAAATGACAGAGTTCCTAATTGCAATGTAGTTCC ACATTTCAACAAGATTCAGGATTTTGACGACACTTTCTATCGAC aatttcatataattgtATGTGGACTGGACTCCATCATAGCCAGAAGATGGATAAATGGCATGCTG ATATCTCTTCTAAATTATGAAGATGGTGTATTAGATCCAAGCTCCATTGTCCCTTTGATAGATGGAGGGACAGAAGGTTTTAAAGGAAATGCCCGGGTGATTCTACCTGGAATGACTGCTTGTATTGAATGCACGCTGGAACTATATCCACCACAG GTTAATTTTCCCATGTGCACCATTGCGTCGATGCCCCGGCTACCAGAACACTGTATTGAGTATGTCAGGATATTGCAGTGGCCTAAGGAGCAGCCTTTTGGAG GGGTTCCATTAGATGGTGATGACCCTGATCATATTCAGTGGATTTTCCAAAAAGCCCTGGAAAGAGCATCACAATATAATATTAGAGGTGTTACATATAGACTCACTCAAG gaGTAGTAAAACGAATCATTCCTGCAGTAGCTTCCACAAATGCAGTCATTGCAG cTGTGTGTGCCACTGAGGTTTTTAAAATAGCCACAAG CGCATATATTCCCCTTAATAATTACTTGGTTTTCAACGATGTAGATGgactatacacatacacatttgaAGCAGAGAGAAAG GAAAACTGCCCAGCTTGCAGCCAGCTTCCTCAAAACATTCAGTTTTCTCCATCAGCTAAACTGCAGGAGGTTTTAGATTATCTCACCAATAGTGCTTCTCT gCAGATGAAATCTCCAGCTATCACAGCCACATTAGAGGGCAAAAATAGAACACTTTACTTACAG TCAGTAACCTCTATTGAAGAACGAACAAGGCCAAATCTCTCCAAGACATTGAAAG aattgggACTCGTTGATGGACAAGAACTGGCAGTTGCTGATGTCACCACACCACAGACTGTACTATTCAAACTTCATTTTACTTCTTAA
- the UBA3 gene encoding NEDD8-activating enzyme E1 catalytic subunit isoform X1 — MQFTCFLVHDESPEKKRRRIEELLAEKMAVDGGCGDTGDWEGRWNHVKKFLERSGPFTHPDFEPSTESLQFLLDTCKVLVIGAGGLGCELLKNLALSGFRQIHVIDMDTIDVSNLNRQFLFRPKDVGRPKAEVAAEFLNDRVPNCNVVPHFNKIQDFDDTFYRQFHIIVCGLDSIIARRWINGMLISLLNYEDGVLDPSSIVPLIDGGTEGFKGNARVILPGMTACIECTLELYPPQVNFPMCTIASMPRLPEHCIEYVRILQWPKEQPFGEGVPLDGDDPDHIQWIFQKALERASQYNIRGVTYRLTQGVVKRIIPAVASTNAVIAAVCATEVFKIATSAYIPLNNYLVFNDVDGLYTYTFEAERKENCPACSQLPQNIQFSPSAKLQEVLDYLTNSASLQMKSPAITATLEGKNRTLYLQSVTSIEERTRPNLSKTLKELGLVDGQELAVADVTTPQTVLFKLHFTS, encoded by the exons ATGCAATTCACATGTTTTCTGGTTCACGATGAGTCACC ggagaagaaaagaaggagaatAGAGGAGCTGCTGGCTGAGAA AATGGCTGTTGATGGTGGGTGTGGGGACACTGGAGACTGGGAAGGTCGCTGGAACCATGTAAAGAAGTTCCTCGAGCGATCTGGACCCTTCACACACCCTGATTTCGAACCGAGCACTGAa TCTCTCCAGTTTTTGTTAGATACATGTAAAGTTCTAGTCATTGGAGCTGGCGGCTTAGGATGTGAGCTCCTGAAAAACctg GCCTTGTCTGGTTTTAGACAGATTCACGTTATAGACATGGACACTATAGATGTTTCCAATCTGAATAGGCAATTTTTATTTAG GCCTAAAGATGTTGGAAGACCTAAGGCTGAAGTTGCTGCAGAATTTCTAAATGACAGAGTTCCTAATTGCAATGTAGTTCC ACATTTCAACAAGATTCAGGATTTTGACGACACTTTCTATCGAC aatttcatataattgtATGTGGACTGGACTCCATCATAGCCAGAAGATGGATAAATGGCATGCTG ATATCTCTTCTAAATTATGAAGATGGTGTATTAGATCCAAGCTCCATTGTCCCTTTGATAGATGGAGGGACAGAAGGTTTTAAAGGAAATGCCCGGGTGATTCTACCTGGAATGACTGCTTGTATTGAATGCACGCTGGAACTATATCCACCACAG GTTAATTTTCCCATGTGCACCATTGCGTCGATGCCCCGGCTACCAGAACACTGTATTGAGTATGTCAGGATATTGCAGTGGCCTAAGGAGCAGCCTTTTGGAG AAGGGGTTCCATTAGATGGTGATGACCCTGATCATATTCAGTGGATTTTCCAAAAAGCCCTGGAAAGAGCATCACAATATAATATTAGAGGTGTTACATATAGACTCACTCAAG gaGTAGTAAAACGAATCATTCCTGCAGTAGCTTCCACAAATGCAGTCATTGCAG cTGTGTGTGCCACTGAGGTTTTTAAAATAGCCACAAG CGCATATATTCCCCTTAATAATTACTTGGTTTTCAACGATGTAGATGgactatacacatacacatttgaAGCAGAGAGAAAG GAAAACTGCCCAGCTTGCAGCCAGCTTCCTCAAAACATTCAGTTTTCTCCATCAGCTAAACTGCAGGAGGTTTTAGATTATCTCACCAATAGTGCTTCTCT gCAGATGAAATCTCCAGCTATCACAGCCACATTAGAGGGCAAAAATAGAACACTTTACTTACAG TCAGTAACCTCTATTGAAGAACGAACAAGGCCAAATCTCTCCAAGACATTGAAAG aattgggACTCGTTGATGGACAAGAACTGGCAGTTGCTGATGTCACCACACCACAGACTGTACTATTCAAACTTCATTTTACTTCTTAA
- the UBA3 gene encoding NEDD8-activating enzyme E1 catalytic subunit isoform X4 — MADGEEPMAVDGGCGDTGDWEGRWNHVKKFLERSGPFTHPDFEPSTESLQFLLDTCKVLVIGAGGLGCELLKNLALSGFRQIHVIDMDTIDVSNLNRQFLFRPKDVGRPKAEVAAEFLNDRVPNCNVVPHFNKIQDFDDTFYRQFHIIVCGLDSIIARRWINGMLISLLNYEDGVLDPSSIVPLIDGGTEGFKGNARVILPGMTACIECTLELYPPQVNFPMCTIASMPRLPEHCIEYVRILQWPKEQPFGEGVPLDGDDPDHIQWIFQKALERASQYNIRGVTYRLTQGVVKRIIPAVASTNAVIAAVCATEVFKIATSAYIPLNNYLVFNDVDGLYTYTFEAERKENCPACSQLPQNIQFSPSAKLQEVLDYLTNSASLQMKSPAITATLEGKNRTLYLQSVTSIEERTRPNLSKTLKELGLVDGQELAVADVTTPQTVLFKLHFTS, encoded by the exons ATGGCGGATGGCGAGGAGCC AATGGCTGTTGATGGTGGGTGTGGGGACACTGGAGACTGGGAAGGTCGCTGGAACCATGTAAAGAAGTTCCTCGAGCGATCTGGACCCTTCACACACCCTGATTTCGAACCGAGCACTGAa TCTCTCCAGTTTTTGTTAGATACATGTAAAGTTCTAGTCATTGGAGCTGGCGGCTTAGGATGTGAGCTCCTGAAAAACctg GCCTTGTCTGGTTTTAGACAGATTCACGTTATAGACATGGACACTATAGATGTTTCCAATCTGAATAGGCAATTTTTATTTAG GCCTAAAGATGTTGGAAGACCTAAGGCTGAAGTTGCTGCAGAATTTCTAAATGACAGAGTTCCTAATTGCAATGTAGTTCC ACATTTCAACAAGATTCAGGATTTTGACGACACTTTCTATCGAC aatttcatataattgtATGTGGACTGGACTCCATCATAGCCAGAAGATGGATAAATGGCATGCTG ATATCTCTTCTAAATTATGAAGATGGTGTATTAGATCCAAGCTCCATTGTCCCTTTGATAGATGGAGGGACAGAAGGTTTTAAAGGAAATGCCCGGGTGATTCTACCTGGAATGACTGCTTGTATTGAATGCACGCTGGAACTATATCCACCACAG GTTAATTTTCCCATGTGCACCATTGCGTCGATGCCCCGGCTACCAGAACACTGTATTGAGTATGTCAGGATATTGCAGTGGCCTAAGGAGCAGCCTTTTGGAG AAGGGGTTCCATTAGATGGTGATGACCCTGATCATATTCAGTGGATTTTCCAAAAAGCCCTGGAAAGAGCATCACAATATAATATTAGAGGTGTTACATATAGACTCACTCAAG gaGTAGTAAAACGAATCATTCCTGCAGTAGCTTCCACAAATGCAGTCATTGCAG cTGTGTGTGCCACTGAGGTTTTTAAAATAGCCACAAG CGCATATATTCCCCTTAATAATTACTTGGTTTTCAACGATGTAGATGgactatacacatacacatttgaAGCAGAGAGAAAG GAAAACTGCCCAGCTTGCAGCCAGCTTCCTCAAAACATTCAGTTTTCTCCATCAGCTAAACTGCAGGAGGTTTTAGATTATCTCACCAATAGTGCTTCTCT gCAGATGAAATCTCCAGCTATCACAGCCACATTAGAGGGCAAAAATAGAACACTTTACTTACAG TCAGTAACCTCTATTGAAGAACGAACAAGGCCAAATCTCTCCAAGACATTGAAAG aattgggACTCGTTGATGGACAAGAACTGGCAGTTGCTGATGTCACCACACCACAGACTGTACTATTCAAACTTCATTTTACTTCTTAA
- the UBA3 gene encoding NEDD8-activating enzyme E1 catalytic subunit isoform X3, translated as MADGEEPEKKRRRIEELLAEKMAVDGGCGDTGDWEGRWNHVKKFLERSGPFTHPDFEPSTESLQFLLDTCKVLVIGAGGLGCELLKNLALSGFRQIHVIDMDTIDVSNLNRQFLFRPKDVGRPKAEVAAEFLNDRVPNCNVVPHFNKIQDFDDTFYRQFHIIVCGLDSIIARRWINGMLISLLNYEDGVLDPSSIVPLIDGGTEGFKGNARVILPGMTACIECTLELYPPQVNFPMCTIASMPRLPEHCIEYVRILQWPKEQPFGEGVPLDGDDPDHIQWIFQKALERASQYNIRGVTYRLTQGVVKRIIPAVASTNAVIAAVCATEVFKIATSAYIPLNNYLVFNDVDGLYTYTFEAERKENCPACSQLPQNIQFSPSAKLQEVLDYLTNSASLQMKSPAITATLEGKNRTLYLQSVTSIEERTRPNLSKTLKELGLVDGQELAVADVTTPQTVLFKLHFTS; from the exons ATGGCGGATGGCGAGGAGCC ggagaagaaaagaaggagaatAGAGGAGCTGCTGGCTGAGAA AATGGCTGTTGATGGTGGGTGTGGGGACACTGGAGACTGGGAAGGTCGCTGGAACCATGTAAAGAAGTTCCTCGAGCGATCTGGACCCTTCACACACCCTGATTTCGAACCGAGCACTGAa TCTCTCCAGTTTTTGTTAGATACATGTAAAGTTCTAGTCATTGGAGCTGGCGGCTTAGGATGTGAGCTCCTGAAAAACctg GCCTTGTCTGGTTTTAGACAGATTCACGTTATAGACATGGACACTATAGATGTTTCCAATCTGAATAGGCAATTTTTATTTAG GCCTAAAGATGTTGGAAGACCTAAGGCTGAAGTTGCTGCAGAATTTCTAAATGACAGAGTTCCTAATTGCAATGTAGTTCC ACATTTCAACAAGATTCAGGATTTTGACGACACTTTCTATCGAC aatttcatataattgtATGTGGACTGGACTCCATCATAGCCAGAAGATGGATAAATGGCATGCTG ATATCTCTTCTAAATTATGAAGATGGTGTATTAGATCCAAGCTCCATTGTCCCTTTGATAGATGGAGGGACAGAAGGTTTTAAAGGAAATGCCCGGGTGATTCTACCTGGAATGACTGCTTGTATTGAATGCACGCTGGAACTATATCCACCACAG GTTAATTTTCCCATGTGCACCATTGCGTCGATGCCCCGGCTACCAGAACACTGTATTGAGTATGTCAGGATATTGCAGTGGCCTAAGGAGCAGCCTTTTGGAG AAGGGGTTCCATTAGATGGTGATGACCCTGATCATATTCAGTGGATTTTCCAAAAAGCCCTGGAAAGAGCATCACAATATAATATTAGAGGTGTTACATATAGACTCACTCAAG gaGTAGTAAAACGAATCATTCCTGCAGTAGCTTCCACAAATGCAGTCATTGCAG cTGTGTGTGCCACTGAGGTTTTTAAAATAGCCACAAG CGCATATATTCCCCTTAATAATTACTTGGTTTTCAACGATGTAGATGgactatacacatacacatttgaAGCAGAGAGAAAG GAAAACTGCCCAGCTTGCAGCCAGCTTCCTCAAAACATTCAGTTTTCTCCATCAGCTAAACTGCAGGAGGTTTTAGATTATCTCACCAATAGTGCTTCTCT gCAGATGAAATCTCCAGCTATCACAGCCACATTAGAGGGCAAAAATAGAACACTTTACTTACAG TCAGTAACCTCTATTGAAGAACGAACAAGGCCAAATCTCTCCAAGACATTGAAAG aattgggACTCGTTGATGGACAAGAACTGGCAGTTGCTGATGTCACCACACCACAGACTGTACTATTCAAACTTCATTTTACTTCTTAA